A stretch of Myxococcus hansupus DNA encodes these proteins:
- a CDS encoding RCC1 domain-containing protein, whose translation MGPSSDGARRWSWLGGLLALVSVTTACGVDAVQERDSATETVRQRAGARLPPVRLAVGQYHSLAVHSEGTVFAWGFNRLGQLGDGTTQDKAAPVQVAGVASAVSVAAGDQYSLALDENGDVWAWGDNASGQLGDGTLTPRAQPRRVSGLTQGVSLASGFAHAVALRADGTVWAWGDNRSNQLGSATLTRSPVPIPVPGLSDIVAVVAGGSSSLALRADGTVWAWGDNRYGQLGDGTTVRRAAPVRVANLDAVTHISAGAYHALALRADGTAWAWGYNAFGQLGDGTTVQRTLPVLIGLTETRTVVAGNYHSLAVRTDGAVWAWGDNRYRQLGTGNLTSSAVPLHAGMTGGVTLVAGFRHSVALGADGTAWSWGDNVFGQLGDTTFQPRMAPVQVTGLALGRADATSGQLHTVMLGANGRLWAWGDNNQGQLGNGTQQNSSLPLPVNLTGITSVSSGHRHTAALRLDGTVWSWGTNQYGQLGDGTRTDRSTPVQVPGLTGVTSIATGDYHSLALRSNGTVWGWGFNRYGQLGDGTTVDRTQPVQVSGLTNIVSIAAGGGHSLALRSDGTVWAFGYNFDGQLGNGTRTWTILPVQAVGLGNVVSLAAGKMYSLALRADGTVWAWGYNASGQLGVGTTQGSAVPLQVSGLSAITSITAGTYHSLALRSDGWVWAWGFNFEGQLGNGTSDNRLTPGLVVSMSNATAIFAGDLHSLAVRADGTLWAWGLNSHGQLGTGDTVEAWFPVQVQGL comes from the coding sequence ATGGGCCCGAGCAGCGATGGTGCGAGGAGATGGTCCTGGCTGGGCGGCCTGCTGGCCCTGGTGAGCGTCACCACCGCCTGCGGCGTGGACGCGGTCCAGGAGCGCGACTCCGCAACGGAGACGGTGCGACAGCGCGCTGGAGCGCGCCTGCCTCCCGTGCGGCTGGCGGTCGGGCAGTATCACTCCCTGGCGGTGCATTCGGAGGGGACCGTCTTCGCCTGGGGCTTCAACCGCCTGGGCCAGTTGGGTGACGGCACCACCCAGGACAAGGCCGCGCCCGTCCAGGTGGCCGGGGTGGCGTCGGCGGTGTCCGTGGCGGCCGGAGACCAGTACTCGCTGGCCCTGGACGAGAATGGCGACGTCTGGGCCTGGGGCGACAACGCGAGCGGCCAGCTCGGCGATGGAACGCTCACGCCCCGCGCCCAGCCCCGGCGCGTGAGCGGGCTGACGCAGGGCGTGTCCCTGGCCTCGGGGTTCGCGCACGCCGTCGCGCTGCGCGCGGATGGCACCGTCTGGGCCTGGGGCGACAACCGCAGCAACCAGCTTGGCAGCGCGACGCTCACCCGCAGCCCCGTCCCCATTCCCGTGCCCGGTCTCTCCGACATCGTCGCGGTCGTCGCCGGTGGCTCCTCGTCGCTGGCGCTGCGCGCGGACGGCACCGTCTGGGCCTGGGGCGACAACCGGTACGGGCAGCTCGGGGACGGCACCACGGTGCGCCGGGCCGCGCCGGTGCGGGTCGCAAACCTGGATGCGGTCACCCACATTTCCGCGGGCGCGTACCACGCGCTGGCGCTGCGCGCGGACGGAACGGCGTGGGCCTGGGGCTACAACGCCTTCGGGCAGCTCGGCGATGGGACGACCGTCCAGCGGACGTTGCCCGTCCTCATTGGCCTCACCGAGACGCGAACCGTCGTCGCGGGCAACTATCACTCGCTGGCCGTGCGCACCGACGGCGCGGTATGGGCGTGGGGAGACAACCGCTACCGGCAACTCGGCACGGGCAACCTCACCAGCAGCGCGGTGCCGCTCCACGCGGGGATGACAGGCGGCGTCACCCTGGTGGCCGGCTTCCGCCACTCGGTGGCGCTGGGTGCGGACGGAACGGCCTGGTCCTGGGGAGACAACGTCTTCGGCCAGTTGGGTGACACCACCTTCCAGCCGAGGATGGCGCCCGTGCAGGTCACCGGGCTCGCCCTGGGCCGCGCGGACGCGACGTCCGGCCAGCTCCACACCGTCATGCTGGGGGCGAATGGACGGCTGTGGGCGTGGGGCGACAACAACCAGGGCCAGTTGGGCAACGGCACCCAGCAGAACAGCTCCCTGCCGCTCCCGGTGAACCTGACGGGCATCACCTCCGTGTCCTCGGGGCACCGGCACACCGCGGCGCTCCGCCTGGACGGCACCGTGTGGTCCTGGGGAACGAACCAGTATGGCCAGTTGGGCGACGGCACGCGCACCGACCGCTCCACGCCCGTCCAGGTGCCAGGCCTCACTGGCGTCACCTCCATCGCCACGGGGGACTACCACTCCCTCGCGCTGCGCTCGAACGGCACCGTCTGGGGCTGGGGCTTCAACCGCTACGGACAACTTGGGGACGGGACGACGGTAGACCGGACGCAGCCCGTCCAGGTGTCGGGGCTCACCAACATCGTGTCCATCGCCGCGGGAGGCGGCCACTCGCTCGCGCTGCGTTCGGACGGGACGGTCTGGGCCTTCGGCTACAACTTCGACGGCCAGTTGGGGAACGGAACGCGGACGTGGACCATCCTCCCCGTCCAGGCCGTGGGCCTGGGGAACGTGGTCTCCCTGGCCGCGGGGAAGATGTATTCGCTGGCGCTGCGCGCGGACGGCACCGTCTGGGCCTGGGGCTACAACGCATCGGGGCAGTTGGGCGTCGGCACGACGCAGGGCAGCGCGGTTCCGCTCCAGGTCTCGGGGTTGAGCGCCATCACCTCCATCACCGCGGGCACCTACCACTCGCTGGCGCTGCGCTCGGACGGCTGGGTCTGGGCCTGGGGCTTCAACTTCGAAGGACAACTGGGCAATGGCACCAGCGACAATCGCCTCACCCCTGGCCTGGTCGTCAGCATGTCCAACGCGACGGCCATCTTCGCGGGAGACCTGCACTCGCTCGCGGTGAGAGCGGACGGCACGCTCTGGGCCTGGGGACTCAACAGCCACGGCCAACTGGGAACGGGTGACACCGTCGAGGCCTGGTTCCCGGTCCAGGTCCAGGGTCTGTAG
- a CDS encoding dockerin type I domain-containing protein, with product MLQSFASKLGPRALAKTGLALTLLSGTAARAFTEEHVIVLIDRSATMLTTRVSGLTRFEEAVSLAANYVRLPNALPRKYAVWTFEGTGYIQEQGFDDEDATRLTLSRLTVGRGATPLAHAVCDAADELLRFEPGVDARKVVYLISDGEENSSPTTSLCYGPRSTTRYPQLEEDSWQWKVRNMLKTGDPLRDSQTDYQLVLDANVFYNYLTLAPQKSTPPLPPFLALLQGLSRESGGVYTVVDDSRPVPYPGDTNQNGCVDMTDFYFVVGYYGMSVPPAPPQADINQDGRVDITDYNIVLNNLGSGCGPVGKLDKE from the coding sequence ATGTTGCAAAGCTTCGCCTCCAAGCTGGGCCCTCGCGCGCTCGCGAAGACGGGCCTCGCGTTGACACTGCTGTCCGGCACCGCGGCACGGGCCTTCACGGAAGAGCACGTCATCGTGCTCATCGACCGAAGCGCCACCATGCTGACGACGCGCGTCTCGGGACTGACGCGCTTCGAGGAGGCGGTGTCCCTCGCGGCCAACTATGTGCGCCTGCCCAATGCCCTTCCTCGCAAGTACGCCGTCTGGACCTTCGAGGGCACGGGCTACATCCAGGAGCAGGGGTTCGATGACGAGGATGCGACGCGCCTGACCTTGAGCCGGCTGACGGTGGGGCGCGGCGCGACCCCGCTGGCGCACGCCGTCTGTGATGCCGCCGACGAGCTGCTCCGGTTCGAGCCCGGCGTCGACGCGCGCAAGGTCGTCTATCTCATCTCGGATGGCGAGGAGAACAGCTCGCCCACGACGTCCCTCTGCTACGGGCCGCGCAGCACCACGCGCTACCCGCAGCTCGAGGAAGACTCTTGGCAGTGGAAGGTCCGGAACATGCTCAAGACGGGGGACCCGCTGCGCGACAGCCAGACGGACTACCAGCTCGTGCTCGACGCGAACGTCTTCTACAACTACCTGACGCTGGCCCCTCAGAAGTCGACGCCGCCCCTGCCGCCCTTCCTGGCATTGTTGCAAGGGCTGTCCCGGGAGTCGGGCGGTGTCTACACCGTCGTCGACGACAGCCGCCCCGTTCCCTACCCGGGCGACACCAACCAGAATGGCTGTGTCGACATGACCGACTTCTACTTCGTCGTGGGGTACTACGGCATGAGCGTCCCGCCCGCGCCGCCCCAGGCGGACATCAACCAGGACGGCCGGGTGGACATCACCGACTACAACATCGTCCTGAACAACCTTGGTAGCGGGTGCGGTCCCGTGGGCAAGCTCGACAAGGAGTGA
- a CDS encoding VWA domain-containing protein: MLFFPEAAKAQPVFMEEHVIILIDRSGSMAGTRTDGSTRFQAGLLMARDDVEFASPSVTRYTSVWSFEGTTYRKHLDFTVDTQQVLNALNSIQVGIGVTPLAYAACDAVDTLIGFRTHVLARKRIQLSSDGMENSSPPGTQCQGPDSATMAAQSWQWKVRNKLRTGNAQNPNPVPFTIVSDVTFFGSFVTGLSASEASDSLIHEVSENGRSLVPAGHALPPEDPFVAYLRMLAVESGGRMRVVGDSAPRPVHGDVNGDGCVDMRDYDILLVNFGLRVPPGDPRADVNRDQVVDYSDYSVLMANWGMGGRCTATLGDE, translated from the coding sequence ATGCTGTTTTTTCCCGAGGCCGCGAAGGCCCAGCCTGTCTTCATGGAGGAGCATGTCATCATCCTCATTGACCGCAGTGGCTCCATGGCTGGGACGCGGACGGATGGAAGCACCCGCTTCCAGGCGGGGCTCCTCATGGCGAGGGATGACGTGGAGTTCGCCAGCCCCTCCGTGACTCGGTACACCTCTGTCTGGTCTTTCGAGGGGACCACCTATCGCAAGCACCTCGACTTCACGGTCGACACCCAGCAGGTGTTGAATGCCCTCAATTCCATCCAGGTGGGAATCGGCGTCACGCCGTTGGCCTACGCGGCATGTGACGCCGTGGATACGTTGATTGGCTTCCGCACCCATGTCCTGGCGAGGAAGCGGATTCAGCTCAGCTCGGATGGCATGGAGAACAGCAGCCCCCCGGGGACGCAGTGCCAGGGACCCGACAGCGCCACGATGGCGGCCCAGTCCTGGCAGTGGAAGGTCCGCAACAAGCTTCGGACTGGCAATGCCCAGAACCCCAACCCGGTTCCATTCACGATTGTCTCAGACGTCACCTTCTTCGGCAGCTTCGTGACGGGGCTCTCGGCGAGCGAAGCGTCGGACTCCCTCATCCATGAGGTCTCCGAGAACGGGAGGTCCCTGGTTCCGGCCGGTCACGCGCTCCCTCCGGAGGACCCTTTCGTCGCGTACCTTCGAATGCTCGCGGTGGAGTCTGGCGGCCGGATGCGCGTGGTGGGCGACAGCGCACCCCGGCCCGTTCATGGAGACGTCAACGGGGATGGGTGTGTTGACATGAGGGATTACGACATCCTCCTCGTGAACTTTGGTCTGCGGGTGCCTCCCGGGGACCCGAGGGCCGACGTGAACCGTGACCAGGTGGTGGACTACTCCGACTACTCCGTCCTCATGGCCAACTGGGGCATGGGTGGCCGGTGCACCGCGACGCTCGGGGACGAGTAA
- a CDS encoding LysR family transcriptional regulator → MEFRQLQLFIAVAEELHFGRAAARIGMAQPPFSQQIRRLESELGVELLTRTSRRVALTAAGARLLEEARALLARRADVIHAVQQAASGETGSLRVGFSASSAFGVLPDIVLRFRTKFPKVKLELDDSETLNVGAALSAGELDIAIVRAPFRHEGLIVERLLRERFVLALPARHPRARQQVVALSSLASEPFVLFPRHSAPGLHDLVTSMCLAAGFSPNILQEASSWPSVVGMVEAGLGLTIAPASSQALCPKGVVFRPLSGAPGHAELVVAFPGPRPSPAAQHFRVLAHDAVSRSGRSAAD, encoded by the coding sequence ATGGAATTCCGTCAGCTCCAGCTCTTCATCGCGGTGGCGGAGGAGCTGCACTTCGGGCGCGCCGCCGCGCGCATCGGCATGGCTCAGCCGCCCTTCAGCCAGCAGATTCGCCGGCTGGAGTCCGAGCTGGGCGTCGAGCTGCTCACCCGCACGAGCCGCCGCGTCGCCCTTACCGCCGCGGGAGCACGGTTGCTGGAGGAGGCGCGCGCCTTGCTGGCCCGGCGCGCGGACGTCATCCATGCGGTGCAGCAGGCGGCGAGTGGGGAGACGGGCAGCCTGCGAGTCGGCTTCTCCGCGTCATCCGCGTTCGGCGTCCTGCCGGACATCGTGCTGCGTTTCCGCACGAAGTTTCCAAAGGTGAAGCTGGAGCTGGATGACAGCGAAACGTTGAATGTGGGCGCCGCGCTCTCCGCTGGCGAGCTGGACATCGCCATTGTCCGGGCGCCGTTTCGCCACGAAGGGCTCATCGTCGAACGGCTGCTCCGGGAGCGCTTCGTGCTCGCCTTGCCAGCACGGCACCCGCGTGCCCGTCAGCAGGTCGTCGCGCTGTCCTCGCTGGCGAGCGAACCCTTTGTGCTCTTTCCTCGCCACTCCGCGCCGGGCCTGCATGACCTCGTGACGAGCATGTGTCTGGCGGCGGGGTTCTCCCCGAACATCCTCCAGGAAGCCAGCTCATGGCCTTCTGTCGTTGGCATGGTGGAGGCGGGGCTGGGCCTCACCATTGCGCCTGCGTCTTCCCAGGCACTGTGCCCCAAGGGCGTCGTGTTCCGCCCGCTGAGCGGCGCGCCCGGTCACGCGGAGCTGGTGGTGGCCTTTCCCGGACCGCGCCCGTCACCCGCGGCGCAGCACTTCCGGGTCCTCGCGCACGACGCCGTCTCGCGCTCGGGTAGAAGCGCCGCTGACTGA
- a CDS encoding S9 family peptidase, translating into MRLRFVPLGLVLTALSGAPALALEDAPPASGATPDAGTQAKLDLAHRFTRRVELLRDSLVTPKWMRAGDRLVFWSREGKDGGTWVLAHAKTSELKPLLSGEHLRQQLSSLMGKPVTAPRFFDVAFTPDEQGIVFQLEGKTFGLGLTGGRVTLLPPEDRTALTLSPAHFFAPRGGALALQRPGGFAVQDAAGATVVERTGEQHLDWRIPERPWSPDGRFLTVWREDSRAVHQVPVVDYTSALEKVTMMPYAKAGTPLPRSELHVVEVATGRVTRIPPVEGETYDWFAGWNPEGTEALCLHLSRNAKRLDLTAVDPTSGKRRHVLREERPETFVTGLDFAVGGWAKQVTALPEGRGYLWMSERDGWRHVYAYDRSGKHVRQLTRGAFPVHEVVGIAPTGDALYVLASADSGAPYEHLFYRGSLKGGALTRLSSGSGMHRITPSPSGRYYVDTWSSRTQPRLRELVPVTGGPRVRLTTSDASEVESLGDTRPEALLVKAADGTTPLHGVLYKPRDFDAAKRYPVLAYIYAGPFTTMVPWSYVGNHMSLTASGLAQLGFVVVMLDPRGTTGRSKAFQDANYGRVGQTEIPDYVAALKQAAATRPWMDLERVGIHGASWGGYFALRGMLTAPDFFKAGYAVASGALEEEAIINEPYLDLPSANPQGYAVGDNLALAGKLKGHLKLMHGTSDVNATLSVTMRMADALIRANKRFELLIMPGQPHSPMGPASRYFQDDVGLFFLRTLGSPQ; encoded by the coding sequence ATGCGACTCCGATTCGTCCCCCTTGGACTGGTGCTCACAGCGCTTTCGGGGGCTCCGGCCCTGGCGCTCGAAGACGCCCCACCCGCCTCGGGAGCCACACCTGATGCCGGCACTCAAGCGAAGCTGGACCTGGCGCACCGGTTCACCCGGCGGGTGGAGCTGCTGCGGGACAGCCTCGTCACGCCCAAGTGGATGCGAGCAGGCGACCGGCTGGTCTTCTGGTCCCGCGAGGGCAAGGACGGCGGAACCTGGGTGCTGGCGCACGCGAAGACCAGCGAGCTGAAGCCGCTCCTCTCCGGCGAGCACCTGCGGCAGCAGCTCTCGTCGTTGATGGGCAAGCCCGTCACGGCGCCCCGGTTCTTCGACGTCGCGTTCACTCCCGATGAACAGGGCATTGTGTTCCAACTGGAGGGCAAGACGTTCGGACTGGGCCTCACCGGTGGCCGCGTCACGTTGCTCCCGCCGGAGGACCGAACCGCGCTCACGCTGTCCCCGGCTCACTTCTTCGCACCGCGAGGAGGCGCGCTCGCCCTCCAGCGACCGGGGGGCTTCGCGGTGCAGGATGCGGCGGGGGCGACCGTGGTCGAGCGCACGGGCGAGCAGCACCTCGACTGGCGGATTCCAGAGCGCCCCTGGTCACCGGACGGCCGCTTCCTGACGGTGTGGCGGGAAGACTCGCGCGCCGTCCACCAGGTGCCCGTCGTGGACTACACCAGCGCACTGGAGAAGGTGACGATGATGCCGTACGCGAAGGCGGGGACGCCGCTGCCGCGTTCGGAGCTTCACGTCGTGGAGGTCGCGACGGGCCGCGTGACACGCATTCCTCCCGTCGAAGGCGAGACGTATGACTGGTTCGCCGGCTGGAACCCCGAGGGCACCGAGGCGCTGTGCCTCCACCTCTCCCGCAACGCCAAGCGGCTGGACCTGACGGCCGTGGACCCCACGTCTGGCAAACGCCGGCACGTGCTGCGCGAGGAGCGTCCGGAGACCTTCGTCACCGGCCTCGACTTCGCGGTGGGCGGCTGGGCGAAACAGGTGACGGCGCTGCCAGAAGGGCGCGGCTACCTCTGGATGTCCGAGCGCGACGGCTGGCGCCACGTGTATGCCTATGACCGGTCGGGGAAGCACGTGCGGCAGCTCACGCGAGGTGCCTTTCCCGTGCATGAAGTGGTGGGAATCGCCCCCACGGGCGACGCGCTCTATGTGCTGGCCTCCGCCGACAGCGGCGCGCCGTACGAGCACCTCTTCTACCGAGGCAGCCTGAAGGGCGGCGCCTTGACGCGGCTGTCGTCAGGCTCGGGAATGCACCGCATCACGCCGTCCCCCTCGGGCCGGTACTACGTGGACACCTGGTCCTCGCGGACACAACCGCGGCTGCGGGAGCTGGTGCCCGTGACGGGGGGCCCACGCGTGCGACTCACCACCTCGGACGCGAGTGAAGTCGAGTCGCTGGGTGACACACGGCCAGAGGCACTCCTCGTCAAGGCGGCGGATGGCACCACGCCCCTCCACGGCGTGCTCTACAAGCCACGCGACTTCGACGCCGCGAAGCGCTACCCCGTGCTCGCCTATATCTACGCGGGCCCCTTCACCACCATGGTTCCCTGGAGCTACGTCGGGAATCACATGTCGTTGACCGCCAGCGGACTGGCGCAGCTCGGCTTCGTCGTGGTGATGCTGGACCCTCGAGGAACGACAGGGCGGAGCAAGGCTTTCCAGGACGCGAACTACGGCCGCGTGGGACAGACGGAGATTCCCGACTACGTCGCGGCGCTGAAGCAGGCCGCCGCCACGCGCCCGTGGATGGACCTGGAGCGGGTCGGCATTCACGGGGCCTCCTGGGGCGGATACTTCGCGCTGCGCGGCATGCTGACGGCGCCGGACTTCTTCAAGGCGGGATATGCCGTGGCCTCGGGCGCACTGGAGGAGGAGGCCATCATCAACGAGCCCTATCTCGACCTCCCCAGCGCGAATCCCCAAGGCTACGCGGTGGGCGACAACCTCGCGCTCGCCGGCAAGCTGAAGGGGCACCTGAAGCTGATGCACGGCACGAGCGACGTGAATGCCACGCTCTCCGTGACGATGCGGATGGCGGATGCGCTCATCCGGGCCAACAAGCGCTTCGAGCTGCTCATCATGCCCGGACAGCCCCACTCCCCTATGGGCCCCGCCAGCCGCTACTTCCAGGACGACGTGGGCCTGTTCTTCCTCCGGACCCTGGGCTCACCCCAGTGA
- a CDS encoding glutathione S-transferase family protein — protein sequence MPLVVYGHPFSSYTQKVLIALYENATPFEFRCIGPDTPLHAAEWMRRWPLRKFPLLVDGERDIAETSIIIEYLQLVHPGPVRLLPEDPMAALDVRFLDRFFDLHVMNAAQHAVDGALTGDAVKRQEGKALAEKKLEVAYAWLEGQLAGRTWAAAGADFSLADCAAAPSLFYADWTHRISESYPVLRAYRTRLLARPSFARAVDEARQFRPLFPLGAPDRD from the coding sequence ATGCCGCTCGTGGTCTACGGTCATCCCTTCTCTTCATACACGCAGAAGGTGCTCATCGCGTTGTATGAGAATGCCACGCCCTTTGAGTTCCGCTGCATCGGGCCGGACACACCACTGCACGCGGCCGAGTGGATGCGGCGTTGGCCGCTGCGCAAGTTCCCGCTGCTGGTGGATGGCGAGCGCGACATCGCGGAGACGAGCATCATCATCGAGTACCTGCAGCTCGTGCATCCCGGCCCGGTGCGCCTGCTTCCGGAGGACCCGATGGCCGCGTTGGACGTGCGCTTCCTCGACCGCTTCTTCGACCTGCATGTCATGAATGCGGCGCAGCACGCGGTGGACGGCGCGCTGACGGGTGATGCGGTGAAGCGCCAGGAAGGAAAGGCGCTGGCCGAGAAGAAGCTGGAGGTGGCCTACGCCTGGCTGGAAGGGCAGCTCGCGGGAAGGACGTGGGCCGCCGCTGGCGCGGACTTCTCACTGGCGGACTGCGCGGCCGCGCCCTCGCTGTTCTACGCGGACTGGACGCACCGAATCTCCGAGTCCTACCCCGTCCTGCGCGCCTACCGCACGCGATTGCTCGCGCGTCCGTCCTTCGCCCGAGCGGTGGATGAAGCGCGGCAGTTCCGGCCGCTCTTCCCGTTGGGCGCTCCGGACCGGGATTGA
- a CDS encoding alpha/beta hydrolase, producing the protein MTRLLPLCLLLLSTSLARADDTASSLDVRGADGERIPTRVLEPEGRIANPPVALLLHGLTRRKEDWLSDAGPTHGGILKDELLRAGYRVYLLDARRHGERATPEARPGALAKRAHQGEPARYVAMIADTVRDAQALLEAVLAKGTPPRVLVAGYSMGAQVGLLLAAREPRITHLVTMVPPHIDPSMEEVAPSRHMGRIHQDWLLLTANRDDFAPVADSRALFDAAPSRRKRHQTFDSGHALPQAYLDEVRRWLPRAANAR; encoded by the coding sequence ATGACCCGTTTGCTGCCGCTGTGCCTGCTGCTCCTGTCGACTTCCCTTGCCCGTGCCGACGACACCGCGAGTTCCTTGGACGTACGCGGCGCGGATGGAGAGCGCATCCCCACGCGCGTGCTGGAGCCGGAGGGGCGCATCGCCAATCCACCCGTCGCCCTTTTGCTGCACGGGCTCACGCGCCGCAAGGAGGACTGGCTGTCTGACGCGGGGCCGACGCACGGTGGAATCCTGAAGGACGAGCTGCTGCGGGCCGGTTATCGCGTCTATCTCCTCGATGCTCGCCGTCACGGAGAGCGGGCGACGCCCGAGGCGCGGCCGGGCGCACTCGCGAAGCGGGCCCATCAAGGCGAGCCCGCGCGCTACGTGGCGATGATCGCGGACACCGTGCGGGATGCCCAGGCGCTGCTGGAGGCCGTGCTCGCGAAAGGCACGCCACCCCGGGTGCTCGTCGCCGGGTACAGCATGGGCGCGCAGGTGGGACTCCTGCTGGCGGCCCGTGAGCCGCGCATCACGCACCTCGTCACGATGGTTCCGCCGCACATCGATCCGTCGATGGAGGAGGTGGCCCCCTCCCGGCACATGGGGCGGATTCACCAGGATTGGTTGCTCCTGACGGCGAACCGGGATGACTTCGCGCCTGTCGCGGACAGCCGTGCGCTGTTCGATGCAGCGCCGTCTCGTCGGAAGCGTCACCAGACGTTCGACAGCGGGCACGCGCTCCCTCAAGCGTATCTGGACGAGGTGCGCCGGTGGCTCCCACGTGCCGCCAATGCGAGATGA
- a CDS encoding response regulator transcription factor, with protein MRVLVVEDNLDLQANIARFLGTDFQLDFAATGPQGLTLALGQEYDVIVLDVMLPGMSGIEVCQRYRQLAPRLVPILMLTARDTLDDKEEGFRAGADDYLVKPFSLRELRLRLEALSRRPVPPSGQRLKAGTLTLEPGTGQVRRGERAVRLNKTEAILLRLLMEAAPEPVSAATMAHHLWGDDAPESSALRTHVYALRGALASLGMGDAITTHRNKGYSLDAREE; from the coding sequence ATGCGAGTGCTCGTCGTCGAGGACAACCTGGACCTCCAGGCCAACATCGCGCGGTTCCTGGGGACGGACTTCCAACTCGACTTCGCGGCCACCGGCCCCCAGGGACTCACGCTCGCCCTGGGGCAGGAGTACGACGTCATCGTGTTGGACGTGATGCTGCCGGGCATGAGCGGCATCGAGGTGTGTCAGCGCTACCGGCAGCTCGCGCCCCGACTTGTACCCATCCTCATGCTGACCGCGCGGGATACGCTCGACGACAAGGAAGAGGGCTTTCGCGCGGGCGCGGATGACTACCTCGTCAAGCCGTTCTCCTTGAGGGAGTTGCGGCTGCGGCTCGAGGCCCTGTCGCGGCGCCCCGTCCCTCCCAGCGGACAGCGGCTGAAGGCAGGGACGCTCACGCTGGAGCCCGGCACGGGCCAGGTCCGGCGTGGCGAGCGCGCCGTCCGACTCAACAAGACCGAGGCAATCCTCCTCAGACTGCTGATGGAGGCCGCGCCCGAGCCCGTCTCGGCGGCCACAATGGCCCACCACCTCTGGGGCGATGACGCGCCGGAGTCCAGCGCCTTGCGCACCCACGTCTATGCCCTGCGCGGAGCACTCGCCTCGTTGGGAATGGGCGACGCCATCACCACCCACCGCAACAAGGGATACAGCCTGGATGCACGCGAGGAATAG
- a CDS encoding sensor histidine kinase: MSASAALALVLMGAFFTLFSYDLEDTLFARLVATAADGRSAALETTAYEGHANLPPWLGNALPIDTPRGEYEVFTQGHGHFHVAVRPDAAAGATRYVVLDATALTSTSRHLRRTSGLLLASALLALLGAAGLSLVVARRLSRPLEQLVGRVQSGTPPQADNLEVTEVRALAEALRVRDARIHDLLERERAFNRDASHELRTPLAVAQGAVEILELDPPADAETFGRLRQAVHHMGLLTEGILWLARPGNADESCELVGISREMAALSMRHDAHREVAFVIEAKQEVLVPLPGSVARVMLGNLIKNALAYTPRGRIVVHVSPEAWSISDTGVGFGQAEPGTTGLGIGLSLVERLAHRFHWDVSISAVEPHGTQVRLTPRGARFSKSSVPTPASQT, from the coding sequence ATGTCGGCGTCCGCGGCGCTCGCGCTCGTCCTGATGGGAGCGTTCTTCACCCTCTTCAGCTACGACCTGGAGGACACCCTCTTCGCCCGGCTCGTCGCCACCGCCGCGGACGGGCGTAGCGCCGCGCTGGAAACGACGGCGTACGAGGGACACGCGAACCTGCCGCCCTGGCTCGGCAATGCGCTGCCCATCGACACGCCTCGTGGCGAATACGAAGTCTTCACCCAGGGCCACGGCCACTTTCACGTCGCGGTGCGGCCGGACGCGGCAGCGGGCGCCACGCGATACGTGGTCCTCGACGCGACGGCGCTGACGAGCACCAGCCGCCATCTGCGCCGAACGTCCGGACTGCTGCTCGCGAGCGCGCTGCTCGCCCTGCTGGGCGCCGCGGGGCTGTCCCTCGTCGTCGCCAGAAGGCTGAGCCGTCCCCTGGAGCAGCTCGTGGGACGAGTCCAGTCGGGCACTCCGCCCCAGGCAGACAACCTGGAGGTCACCGAGGTGCGAGCGCTGGCCGAGGCCCTGCGAGTCCGGGATGCCCGCATCCACGACCTGCTGGAACGGGAGCGAGCCTTCAACCGGGACGCGAGCCATGAGCTGCGCACGCCCCTGGCCGTGGCGCAGGGCGCGGTGGAGATACTGGAGTTGGACCCACCGGCGGACGCGGAGACCTTTGGCCGTCTGCGACAGGCCGTGCATCACATGGGGCTGCTGACGGAGGGCATCCTCTGGCTGGCCCGGCCCGGCAACGCCGACGAGTCGTGCGAGCTGGTGGGCATCTCCCGGGAAATGGCCGCGCTGTCCATGCGCCATGACGCCCACCGAGAGGTGGCGTTCGTCATCGAGGCGAAGCAAGAGGTCCTCGTGCCCCTTCCCGGATCCGTGGCGCGGGTGATGTTGGGTAACCTCATCAAGAACGCGCTCGCCTACACGCCACGGGGACGCATCGTCGTCCACGTCTCGCCCGAGGCGTGGAGCATCTCCGACACCGGCGTGGGCTTCGGCCAGGCCGAGCCCGGGACCACCGGCCTGGGTATCGGGTTGTCGCTCGTGGAGAGACTGGCGCACCGGTTCCACTGGGACGTGAGCATCAGCGCGGTGGAGCCCCATGGGACGCAGGTGCGGCTGACGCCCCGTGGCGCAAGATTCTCCAAGTCTTCGGTCCCCACGCCTGCTAGCCAGACTTGA